A window of Daucus carota subsp. sativus chromosome 2, DH1 v3.0, whole genome shotgun sequence genomic DNA:
AGATGATAAATAAAGGTCTTTGGTGCAGATTCGTCCATTGCCAGAAGCATCTAAAGAACGACTTCCTCTGCCTTAAAAAAACACTTAAGGCATTTTTCCAGGTTAGTACTCTTGGTATTTCCTTTTCAGGACAGAAAAACATtagtatttttattcaaaatcttTATCCTTTTCTTAGTTTAAGGTCAATTATGGTACTTGTATGCAGTACATCAATTTGAGTGAAATCTGTAATGTGACAACTTCTAGGATTCATATTCAATATCTCTATATTACAATGCCTTTAGGATATTACTAGTCACCTACTTAAGGTATCATGTAAATCTTTATTTCACAAGTTCAATTCCACTTTTAGGGTTTATAGGTACGTCCAAATAAACTACCAAGTGTTACGTACTATAAACGCAAAATTCCATTATTAACAAGAATTCATTTACTAAATAATAAGTTTTCAGCATTGTAACGTTTCCGGTGTTGTCAGTGCTTGAATTTCTTTTAATCTCTTAGTTATTTTCCTTTCCTGCTCCTGTTTCTGAAAAACATCTATATGCGCCATATATGCAGCTGGAGCATAAAATCCTAGCTGCTGGGGGAACAGTCCCAATCATCAAGTGTCCCGTCAAAAACTGAAGGGAATGTTAAATCCTAGCTCATGGAGATTGAAGTCTAGCTGTCTCATAATGTCTCTGGATTTTAAAATTCTGAATTCCAGTCCTTGAATCTACTAGCCAGGAAAATCTGTTTATTTGGTTCTGTACTTCTAGAGTTCTGTTTTACTATTGTGCTAAACTTTGTTGTTTTCAAATCTAAAAGATTGATTCGACTTTTGAGGTAACTGTGTTATTGTGGTTTAAGTTACTATTAACTTTTAAAGATGACATATCAGCCTGTTATTTATTCATGCAAGTCACCACATTTTAGAGATGTTTTTTCCGGAGGTGCTATGATCGTGGACACTATCAAGAATAGGCCGCTCACACACCACGATTACCACTAAAATCGTGGTTCTCCCTCGCCTCCCGACTTCCTTGCAAACCACAACCGAAGCCCTATTTGTAAGAATTTTACAGAGCAAATGAAAGTGATAGTGTCAGGAGCTGGATTTTGGTTCTTTGAATACCAGCCTTTATCACGTTGTACTTGTTTGTTCAAATTTGAGTTCAGTTCATTCTGTCCGTGTTCCCTGTGTAGGGATAAGCCATGAAGCTGATCAACTCAGATCGATCTTCTGAATCAGGCAATCCAAAACCGAATCTAGCAAGTTACCAAACTATTTTGACCATTTAATTAGGTACCTTTATTCCACAAGAGAACTCCATGTTTGAGAAAACATTTAGTGAAGTTGTGTAAATAGCACTGAATTGCTACCAACATTAAATCTATGATTTATGAAATATTACTTGGAGGAATAAAGGGAAACCATAGCTAATGACACAATTTACTCTTCTTTATTTTcataagggaaaatagattgttttgccacccaacttattatttgtttagaaacctaccactgaactataatttttttcttttttgtcactaatgttaggttcggacttttttttgtcattaacgttaggttcggatttgattattaacactatgttatttttttagtattattaaaatatagtgttagtctgcaatataatggcaatctgatatgtgtctatatctttatttagTGTCCtgggtagtttaccttggaggacgagagttggacacgcattttgagactccaaaaaatttcaaaaattattttattttattttttctgaataaaatttaatgtttttttttccttaaaaaaacgttggattttttttgtcactaacgttatgttttgatttgattattaacaatatgttatttttttagcattataaaaacatagtggttgtctgcaatattatgatgatatgatatgtgtccataacattatatacagtcataTATATGTCCCTTAACTAGTTTACATTGAAGTACGAGAGTTTAACAGAcattttaagaacctaaaaaatttagttttatgaattattttaagactccacaaatatatagtatcacttgactttatagttctttaccactacttgtcacgtattttaaggttcccactttttataaatatagtttcataagttaattttgatatttcctttctgagtaaaaaaaatCCGTACTCTCGTCTTCTAAGATAcactacctaggacacatatggagtactacatataaagatatagacacagatcactattatattgcagactatcggaaaatagatttccgaaaaatatcgtttagatgatcggaaaatttaaataaaagtctgattttaattaaatataataaaatttcccaaaatgccccttcaAAGGTTAACGGTAACGGTAGaagataacggaaagggtgcaaagtgtctacgggttaaaagtaaggggctgtatagtgtttattccaaaactattaggtgcaatgtgcaacatgctgaaatcaaaggggcgccaaatgcaattaattctaaaaagaataacatagtgttaataatcaaatccgaacctaacgttagtgacaaaaaaaaaatccgaacctaacattagtggcaaaaaagaaaaaaattatagttcaatggtaggtttctaaacaaataataagttgggtggcaaaaaaatctattttcccttttcaTAATCAAGCACATACATTGTGAATGATTAGGTTCGAAACTTCAACACATGGGAGATGGGAGGGAGAGATAGAAACATCATTTTGGAAACgatacataattttaattttaaggagttgaaattaaaaatgtaatttataaaaataaattcagaatattttaataaaaataatttttatatattgagttcAAGTAAAATATTATTCGTAGAGTAGCTATATGTCATGTTTAGATGTATGTTACTCCCCCAGATACGGATATATACGCAATTCCAaggaataatatataaatttacctACTCTACGAatgttgttatttttttatacgtaattttatatttttgataatatagTTGGAAATTTCACAACAAAAGGAAACCAttctcaaaaataataatttcaatattagtataaatgaatttgatttatatgttgggaaattaagtgacttatttataaaagaaagaaaaaaaaaagagaaatgttAAATCCAGagctaatttttaattttcagagcAAACAAAACTTAAAAAGACAAAACTGCCCTCATGCATATACAATAGCAAAAGAGAAAAAACAATATGAAGGGATAATTTCGTCTTTTCAAAACTTTTCAGCTCTAACATTTCCcaaaaaaaaaggaagagaATAGGACTGACATTTGCTTTAAAAGGATAGATACGAGGATTCCCCACTGACAGCAACATACGGAGCTAAAATCTAGCGAAACTATCGAGGCACTCTCCCTTGTGAAGCAGAAGGACCCCATGGAGACAGTGGAGGAATTGCTAAAACGCCATGCAGATCTTGTCAACTACATGTACCGCGAGGTCGGTGTTTTCGAGTCTTTCTACTTTTTTACTTTACTTCAAGAAAGTTAAATCATGATCTGATTTTTAATCGATGcgggtctttgtgattgcactTGATTTGGGTACCTTTCTGATTtgaataatgattttttttttaaatttttttaatgtaaaaacAGGAAATCGTGGACAGTCAATTCATAACTGTTCTGAACATGCGGGCATTAGACGAGAATCTCGAGAATCCTGATTTTTTTGGAATGATGGTTGCCGTGTTCCGCGAAGCTTCGGATGCGAAATTAGAAACAGCGGCCTCCGAATTGTCCgtgttccttttttttttttttttaattttttgattttgaactGTATTAAATGATACGAATTTTACTTGTGATTGATGTTGTTCAACAGGCAGAAAGAGGACCCGAACTATGAGAGAATTGATCGAATTATTGAGGACTTCCGGGAAACTTCCATTTGGTAAAACTCTATTTTTCCGGGGTTAATAAGAAGTTATATTTGATGCTTAaacataatttttgatgatagtGTTTCAACATATTGGTAATGTTTCGATTTGCAACAGCCTGACGAGTGATTGGTGTTTAATACAAGGGTGGCAGTGAAAAGAATGTTAAACGAAAATATGATATGTGTTTGATTGGAATATAGGTGTACTGTATCTACTGTAATAATTCTTCTTGTGTATGTGTAGTGCAGAAGAAGTAAGGAAAATTGATAACTTTTGAGGATGTCAAAACTGAAACTCACTGCGATTCTGTTGGTGCAAGAAACCGACTAATCACTAAATAACTGTCAGAATGCTCAGTTTTCAGTTCTAACCTCATTTTAAGCTCTGGAGAATCAAACACCGAAGCATAACTTTCTTGCAAATAAATTCAGTCGTCTACTGATGACTGCAAAATGTTGAAAACCttgagttttatttttatttctttttactCACCACCAAAATCATGCATGACTCTCCTTTGCTTTTCAACTTCCATTCAAGCCACAGCCAACTAAGAGAGGGATGGTGCTACGGTGGATAAATCTTACCAAGCAAATGAAGGCAAAAGGATACCATAACTTGACGAAGTGGCTGTGTAAGAGATAGGAGAGTAAGAGAAGGATGGTGTTGGAGCATTATGACCAGCCTTTTActtgtttatttgtttgttgagagagaaagagagaggctGGGATACTAGGTACCAGGTTAACAGGGGGAAAATAGTTAAGTATTAGGATAATAATATAAATCTTGGTCAGGCCACTTGGCCGGTGCTCCTGTGCAGGCATAAGCCCCGAACCAAAGATTTTCTCAACTACGTAATCCAAAACTGAAGCTAGCAAGTTAggaaaatattttgattaggTAGGTTTGTCGGTTCTTCAGGGTCGTATGTGGTGTGTTATTATGTTGGTTGGCTCACATTTATGAAATAGTTACAGGATCGTTTTATTCAAAcagataatattaatatctctaCTTTcaaattcttcttctttttttcttctctATTTTTAGTTGAATCAAATTGGTCTGTTTTACACTATTAACTACCAGACATGCAGATCTTTTGTCGGCGAAACTAGATAATTTGCATGTGTCCATATATGAAGAGCGGTACATTTTGATGGCGTGGAGTGTAAAAATGCAATTACGACAACAATAGTTAATTTAGAAAATGTACTATGTTCATTGAATGCTATCTGTATTTGCTATATATTACCTGAAAAGGTAAGAATATTAATCGAGGTAGAGGGATTAAATGGGTTTATGTTGATTAAATGCTATCTATATTCGCTAAATAATACCTGAAAAAGTAGGAATTTCCACGTAGAGGGATCAACAGCGCTTTCTAAGCGGACATTGCATAGAGGTTTATTTTTACAGGTTTGGACACTGGAGATACTTCAGAGTTCAGATTGAGAATTAATGATTTTGTATCATGCTCTCTCTATATACTAGTGTTTCAGATTTTCCTATTTATATACTCTTGGTCTCTATGTGCGATGTCTTTTTACTGGGAGTTCATTTATGTGCGGTTTATTCCACAAGAAAAAACCGTGTTTGGAGAAGCATTAAGTAATATTGTATTAATAGCATTGAATATGGTTTATTCCACAAGAAAAGTCCGTGTTTTGAGAAGCATTCAGTAATATTGTTTTAATAGCTTCGAATGGTCACCAACAATATTGTTGGGATAATGACCTTGTTGTACATGTAAATATTCCTAGTAGCACTGTTTATTACTAGTTTCCATTTTCTTTGTAGCCAACATTGTACGTGTATTATTGGCAAAAGTCTTTGAGTATTTATATTGATTAGAACAATAATACATACAGAAGATAGATCATCTTGTTTTTGTTTAttgattattttctaaaattttcgaCTAATATTTTCTATTCTGGAATAACAGCATGGGTACTCATGGTTTGGTCAGTACTTGCAACTCATTTAAAACCTGCTACGAGGCCAAAAATTTCGAAGGGTCGGTCTTTCTTTCTACTTACACCAATATtgagccttttttttttttatcaaattgtgGAACTCACTTGTACTGCAGATAACTTCTTTAAGCTCACATGTGGAGTTAATATGACAAAATGTTTTGCTGCCATGCACATCAGTTGTGCAACATACAGTTTTCTTTTGCCTAAATCATTGATCAGTTTGATGTTCTTATTAGTAATTGCAGCCCACTTGAATTGTAGATGACATTTGAAGGTGTTTGGTGCAGGTGTGTGAGATGCTTTAAGCGTCTAGAAGACGAGTACTTATTAATCAAAAGTAGACTCGAGACACTTCTCCAGGTTAGTATACTCCGTCTTTCCATTCCTGCTAGGATATTAATGTTCTACCATTAGTAATTTAGCCGACATCTTTTTTCTATCCTTTTCAGCGTTTAAGATCAATTTTAGTAAACTTGGAATTTGTAATCTGACAAGTATTGTTCAGGTTGATTAGATTTATGGAGTATTTAGAATTTGAGTAGTACGTAATGCTTTTTGTTGTTGCCAGTCACAGTATTGTGACAGAAGTCCTCAGGAGATTGCTGAAATCTTAATTTCATAAGCATTTTGATTCGACTTTAAATCTCTGTAGGATCCTCTAAATCATGAACGAAGCAGTAAATTACAACTTCATGATTTTATTATGAACCACTGTGCTTTACTGAATTATAGGTTTTCTGGACTGCAAGATATATCAGTTATTTTCCTTTTCTGCTTCTGTTTATGATAAAAGTTTGTCCATGGTACATGCAGCTGgagcatcagattgatgctgcTGGAGCAATAATCCCAGTCATCGAGCTTCCAACCAATAAAGTGAAGAGACCATTCAACCCGAAGTGAATTCTAGAGTTCAAATCCTTGGATATCATAGCCAGGACATCTGGTTATTTG
This region includes:
- the LOC108208643 gene encoding histidine-containing phosphotransfer protein 1, whose translation is METVEELLKRHADLVNYMYREEIVDSQFITVLNMRALDENLENPDFFGMMVAVFREASDAKLETAASELQKEDPNYERIDRIIEDFRETSICMGTHGLVSTCNSFKTCYEAKNFEGCVRCFKRLEDEYLLIKSRLETLLQLEHQIDAAGAIIPVIELPTNKVKRPFNPK